One segment of Spartobacteria bacterium DNA contains the following:
- a CDS encoding citramalate synthase, whose protein sequence is MQSVKIYDTTLRDGNQARNISLSLDDKLNITEKLDQLGIHYIEGGWPNATNPIDLEFYKEVRKLSLKTAKIAAFGSTRRPGNTVDKDETLRYLIETEAPVLTIFGKSWDLHVTRVIRCPLDENVRMIGESVAYLKKHCEEVIYDAEHFFDGYKNHPDYAMETLRAAVEGGADCIVLCDTNGGCLPMDYEAIVRKVAQVFPLTQIGVHNHNDSGCAVANSVVGVAAGAVHVQGTINGYGERCGNGNLCTIIPNLEMKMGCHCIGRENLKMLTEVSRFVDDIANVHSDSRLPYVGHSAFAHKGGMHIDGVLKVSESFEHINPETVGNARIYVLSSQSGGSTVVKKLEQFFPDIDKRDPRIKDLLLKVKDMEADGYQFDAADGSFKLLAKRALGLFKEPFTFTGFRVIEEKRGTEVSLSEATIKVHRDGEEVHTAADGDGPVSAIDNAFRKALQQFYPQLQDVRLVDYKVLVINGKSGTSAKVRVLIQSTDGKDHWGTVGVSENIIEASWIALIDSFQYKLMKDGV, encoded by the coding sequence ATGCAGAGCGTGAAAATATACGATACGACCTTACGCGATGGCAATCAGGCCCGCAATATCTCCTTATCTCTCGATGATAAACTGAACATTACAGAGAAACTGGATCAGCTCGGCATTCATTATATTGAGGGGGGCTGGCCCAATGCGACCAATCCGATTGATTTGGAATTTTATAAGGAAGTGCGCAAACTGTCGCTGAAAACGGCGAAAATTGCGGCGTTCGGTTCGACGCGTCGTCCGGGAAATACGGTAGATAAGGATGAAACCCTGCGATATCTGATAGAAACAGAGGCTCCGGTACTTACGATTTTCGGCAAGAGCTGGGATCTGCATGTGACTCGGGTGATACGTTGTCCGCTGGATGAGAATGTACGCATGATCGGCGAATCGGTGGCCTATCTTAAAAAGCATTGTGAAGAAGTGATTTACGATGCGGAACATTTTTTTGACGGCTATAAAAATCATCCCGATTACGCGATGGAAACCCTGCGTGCCGCGGTTGAAGGCGGCGCGGACTGTATCGTGCTCTGCGATACCAATGGCGGCTGTCTGCCCATGGATTATGAAGCGATTGTCCGCAAAGTCGCCCAAGTCTTTCCTTTGACGCAGATCGGGGTGCATAATCACAATGACAGCGGCTGTGCTGTGGCTAATTCCGTAGTGGGCGTTGCGGCCGGAGCGGTGCATGTGCAGGGAACCATCAACGGGTATGGTGAACGGTGCGGCAATGGCAATCTGTGCACGATTATTCCCAATCTGGAAATGAAAATGGGATGTCATTGCATTGGCCGGGAGAATCTGAAAATGCTGACGGAAGTCTCTCGTTTTGTGGATGATATTGCCAATGTTCACAGCGATTCGCGATTGCCTTATGTGGGCCATTCGGCCTTTGCCCACAAGGGCGGCATGCATATCGACGGCGTCCTGAAAGTCAGTGAATCTTTTGAGCATATCAATCCCGAGACGGTGGGGAATGCCCGCATCTATGTGCTGTCCAGTCAGTCCGGCGGCAGCACCGTGGTGAAAAAGCTGGAACAGTTTTTCCCTGATATCGACAAGCGGGATCCGCGCATCAAGGATCTGTTGCTGAAGGTCAAGGATATGGAAGCCGACGGCTATCAGTTTGATGCCGCCGACGGATCGTTTAAACTGCTGGCCAAGCGGGCGCTGGGTTTGTTTAAAGAGCCCTTCACCTTTACCGGATTTCGCGTCATTGAAGAGAAGCGTGGAACCGAGGTGTCGTTATCCGAAGCCACCATCAAGGTGCATCGCGATGGCGAAGAAGTGCATACTGCCGCCGATGGCGACGGACCGGTGAGTGCCATTGATAATGCTTTCCGCAAAGCACTGCAGCAGTTTTATCCCCAACTGCAGGATGTGCGCTTAGTTGATTACAAAGTGCTGGTCATCAATGGGAAAAGCGGAACCAGCGCCAAGGTGCGCGTTCTGATTCAATCCACCGATGGCAAGGATCACTGGGGTACGGTAGGCGTCTCTGAAAATATCATCGAGGCCTCATGGATCGCCCTCATCGACAGTTTTCAATATAAACTGATGAAAGACGGGGTATAA
- a CDS encoding HAMP domain-containing protein — protein MTTKRKGFYRNLKIQTKLAFPIIVVAFMAFLVIFGFLLTKVWKTTQSEAFDKAREQASRYSSDSQAWLEVAMDASRTLAETFEGMKLSGNPMDRTMMDAILKQVLEKNRDFVGVWTCWEPDALDGNDAAYANKPGHDATGRYIPYWNRGGGSIAVEPLASYDIPGEGDYYLLAKNSGDETIINPYEYEIGGSKVLITSVVVPIKINGRTIGVAGIDLTMDFLSSLIAGIRPYETGYGFMIANDGKFVAHPKHDIVGKSLADVGSPQRFIDTVNVGGTISEVRTSLETGSDSYMIFVPLTIGKTKTPWSFAVSIPMDKVMAQAREMLWFGIIGAIIALLAIGIVVLLMARSISKTLKQLAGGAQAIADGHLDVNIHHDSNDELGLLATSLNAMAQKFFIYVSSLDAVPFPVSVTDMDMNWLFFNKATEAVTGLKRADMTGKPCNNWNADICKTERCGIECLRRGKKTSTFQQPGMDADFQVDTAFLQNGAGEQIGHIEVIQDISSVSRIAKYNDQEVARLADNLNKMAQGDLAINTEQTRADKYCTAQFDQFKMINDSLMAVAASVEALISDANTLAIAGVEGSLATRADEDKHQGAYKDVVRGVNNLLDAVATPFRVSIQFLDDMAHGRAPKEIKGEYKGDYVQIKDNINACVDILTDVQKEVIRLSQAGRDGELDVRADSSRFPGTWKYIIDGYNTVINAIAGPLNEAATVLKEASNNDLTQSINGDYKGQFADFKNNINQMLRNLDETLAQVASSVTQMNAGANQISDASQSLSQGATEQASSLEEISSSMQQIASQTKGNAENATQANAIANKARESAEEGGEKMNEMVSAMTDINASSMQIAKIIKVIDDIAFQTNLLALNAAVEAARAGVHGKGFAVVADEVRNLAGRSAKAAKETADLIDLSGSKVSNGLKVAQSTSESFQGIIEEIVKAADLVGEIAAASNEQAQGVAQITIGLNQVDQVTQQNTASAEETASAAEELRGQSQELQDRVSLFTLSGTTKTKAIPAEAPKKKQQKKAPPALARKSEGWGDAPKKGTAHKNDVIMLDDDEFGRF, from the coding sequence ATGACGACAAAGCGCAAAGGATTCTATCGCAACTTGAAAATTCAGACAAAGCTGGCGTTCCCCATTATCGTTGTAGCTTTTATGGCTTTTTTAGTAATATTCGGGTTTCTCCTTACCAAAGTTTGGAAAACAACTCAGAGCGAAGCCTTTGACAAAGCCAGGGAACAGGCCAGCCGTTATAGTTCAGACAGCCAGGCATGGCTGGAAGTCGCCATGGATGCATCCCGGACACTGGCGGAAACCTTTGAGGGGATGAAATTGTCGGGAAATCCCATGGATCGAACAATGATGGATGCCATCTTAAAACAAGTTTTAGAAAAAAACCGTGATTTTGTGGGTGTATGGACCTGCTGGGAACCCGACGCTCTGGATGGCAACGATGCGGCCTACGCCAATAAGCCGGGGCATGATGCCACCGGTCGTTATATTCCGTATTGGAACCGAGGCGGCGGCAGCATTGCAGTGGAACCGCTGGCGAGCTACGATATTCCTGGGGAAGGCGATTACTACCTGCTGGCCAAAAACTCTGGCGACGAAACGATAATCAATCCCTACGAATATGAAATAGGCGGCAGTAAAGTGCTGATCACCAGCGTGGTGGTTCCTATTAAGATAAACGGCCGAACCATCGGCGTCGCAGGCATTGATCTGACCATGGATTTTCTGAGCTCACTGATCGCCGGTATCCGCCCTTACGAAACAGGCTACGGCTTTATGATCGCCAATGACGGCAAATTTGTCGCACATCCCAAACACGATATCGTTGGCAAGTCCCTTGCCGATGTGGGTTCTCCTCAACGGTTTATTGACACAGTCAATGTGGGCGGAACTATTTCCGAAGTGCGTACATCTCTTGAGACGGGCAGTGATTCGTATATGATTTTTGTACCCCTGACCATTGGCAAAACAAAAACACCCTGGTCCTTCGCAGTCTCAATCCCCATGGATAAAGTCATGGCACAGGCTCGCGAAATGCTCTGGTTCGGCATTATCGGCGCGATCATTGCGCTGCTGGCCATCGGCATCGTGGTTCTTCTTATGGCCCGATCGATCAGTAAAACACTGAAACAGCTGGCTGGCGGAGCACAGGCCATTGCCGATGGGCATCTTGATGTAAACATCCATCATGACAGCAACGACGAACTGGGCCTGCTGGCCACCTCGCTAAATGCCATGGCACAGAAATTCTTCATCTATGTTTCCAGTCTGGATGCCGTCCCCTTCCCTGTCTCTGTAACGGACATGGATATGAACTGGCTCTTTTTCAATAAAGCGACCGAAGCAGTAACCGGCTTAAAGCGGGCCGATATGACAGGCAAACCCTGTAACAACTGGAATGCCGACATTTGCAAAACCGAACGCTGCGGTATTGAATGCCTGCGCCGGGGCAAGAAAACCTCCACCTTCCAGCAACCCGGCATGGATGCAGATTTTCAGGTGGATACGGCTTTTCTCCAGAACGGGGCCGGAGAGCAGATTGGCCATATTGAAGTCATACAGGATATATCCAGCGTATCGCGCATTGCCAAATACAATGACCAGGAAGTGGCACGTCTAGCCGACAATCTGAATAAAATGGCACAGGGCGATCTGGCCATCAATACCGAACAAACCCGGGCCGACAAGTACTGCACCGCGCAGTTTGACCAGTTCAAAATGATCAATGACAGCCTTATGGCGGTTGCCGCTTCCGTGGAAGCACTGATTTCAGATGCCAACACGCTGGCCATCGCCGGTGTAGAAGGTTCGCTGGCCACACGAGCCGATGAGGACAAACATCAGGGTGCCTATAAAGATGTCGTCCGTGGCGTAAACAATCTGCTCGATGCCGTCGCCACCCCGTTCCGTGTTTCCATCCAATTTTTGGATGATATGGCCCATGGGCGGGCTCCCAAAGAAATTAAGGGAGAATACAAAGGGGACTATGTACAGATAAAAGATAACATCAATGCCTGCGTAGATATTCTCACGGACGTCCAGAAAGAGGTTATACGCCTAAGTCAGGCAGGAAGAGATGGAGAACTGGATGTTCGCGCAGACAGTTCCCGTTTTCCTGGAACATGGAAATACATTATCGACGGATACAACACGGTGATAAATGCCATCGCAGGACCGTTAAACGAAGCGGCGACGGTATTGAAAGAAGCCTCAAACAATGATCTAACCCAGAGCATAAACGGCGACTACAAAGGTCAGTTTGCCGACTTTAAAAACAACATTAATCAGATGCTTCGCAATCTGGATGAAACACTGGCACAGGTCGCGTCCTCGGTGACACAGATGAATGCCGGGGCCAACCAGATATCCGATGCCAGCCAGTCGCTTTCGCAGGGAGCCACCGAACAGGCGTCATCGCTGGAAGAAATCTCCAGCTCCATGCAGCAGATTGCGTCACAGACCAAAGGCAACGCAGAAAACGCTACGCAGGCCAATGCCATCGCGAACAAAGCGCGTGAATCGGCGGAAGAAGGCGGAGAGAAAATGAACGAGATGGTCTCGGCTATGACGGACATCAATGCATCCAGCATGCAGATTGCAAAAATCATTAAAGTCATTGATGACATTGCCTTCCAGACCAACTTGCTGGCACTGAATGCGGCCGTGGAAGCCGCTCGTGCCGGTGTCCACGGTAAAGGCTTTGCCGTCGTAGCCGACGAAGTGCGTAATCTGGCCGGACGAAGTGCCAAGGCGGCTAAAGAAACGGCCGATCTGATTGACCTGTCCGGCTCCAAAGTCTCCAACGGACTAAAGGTGGCGCAGAGTACCTCGGAATCCTTCCAGGGAATCATCGAAGAAATCGTCAAGGCGGCGGATCTCGTTGGCGAAATTGCCGCAGCATCCAATGAACAGGCACAAGGTGTGGCTCAAATCACCATCGGCCTCAATCAGGTCGATCAGGTGACCCAGCAGAATACCGCCAGTGCGGAAGAAACGGCATCGGCGGCCGAGGAACTGCGTGGTCAGTCACAGGAATTACAGGATCGCGTATCGCTGTTTACGCTCTCCGGCACAACAAAAACCAAAGCCATCCCAGCTGAAGCACCGAAGAAAAAGCAACAGAAAAAGGCTCCTCCTGCCCTTGCAAGAAAATCCGAGGGCTGGGGCGACGCTCCGAAAAAAGGGACGGCACACAAGAACGACGTCATTATGCTGGATGACGACGAGTTTGGCCGGTTCTAA
- a CDS encoding response regulator, which translates to MTSTMPQKIILVEDESAIRRMMTMMLKRSGFDVESFAAAEPAWEWIESSSMEFVLISDQELPRMYGLELARKVKEKDASIPVILMTGYADRDVEEHVDVILEKPIARVENLINAITEAVAIVAADRP; encoded by the coding sequence ATGACATCAACTATGCCCCAAAAAATTATTCTTGTTGAAGATGAATCCGCCATACGCCGCATGATGACCATGATGCTGAAACGCTCTGGTTTCGACGTCGAGTCATTTGCCGCTGCGGAGCCCGCTTGGGAATGGATTGAATCCAGCTCAATGGAATTTGTGCTTATATCAGATCAAGAACTGCCCCGCATGTATGGACTTGAGCTGGCCCGGAAAGTCAAAGAAAAGGATGCGTCTATTCCTGTCATACTTATGACCGGATACGCGGATCGAGATGTCGAAGAACATGTTGATGTTATTCTGGAAAAGCCCATTGCACGCGTAGAAAACCTGATCAATGCCATTACCGAAGCGGTGGCGATTGTGGCAGCCGATCGGCCGTAA